The genomic region AGCAGCGCGGCCGCAAGCTGACGGGAATGCCTGCCCCGCCGCGCGGAACGGAGCTTTTCCTCCCCGCGTTCCCTCACCCCTGCTTCCGGCTCCTTCAGGCCGCGCCGCGCCGTTTCCTCCCGGTAGAGTTCCCGCGCTTCGGGCGTGAGCTTTCTCTCGTCGAGGCGCAGAAGTTCGTCGTCGCGCATGGCGGCGTAGCGTTTTTTCACCATGTCTTTCGTGATGTTCAGCATCGTTTTCCTCAATCTTCATGCACGCGCAACCGGAGCGGCAGGCATATGGCACAGGCTCCGCAGCGCCCGCCGCTCCGGCAGGGCGTGCCTCATGCCCCGGCGCACGGGGCGCAGCACATACGCTTCCCGCCCCCTTCCGTCGTACCGGCCGCCTGCTTCTCCGCAGGAACTGCCCGGCGCATACCGGCGGCCGCGCAAAAAACGCCCTTCCCTGCCGGAACAGCCCCAGAGCGTCCGGCATTTCTGCCGGGGCGCGGAGCTTTCCGCATCCCCCAAAAACGCAGTCCCGCCCCTTAAGGCGCGCCCTTTTTAAAGAAAACGCGCGCCGCCCTTTCTGCGCGCGGGAGGCGCAGGCTTTTCCTCTTCAAAAAAATCTCTGTGCGGCGGATAGATGCGCTTCGTTTCCTCCAGCAGGCGCAGACTGCGATTCCGCGCGGCCGTAAACTCCCTGAGGGAAAACGCCAGATACACGGGAGAATCGGTTCCTATCTTCATTCTGAGCACGGAACCTTTCTCTCCTTCCCTGAGAAGCTGCCGATGGAAGTCCCCGGCAAGCCGGATGACCACGCACCCGTCCTCCAGCGAAAAATGAAAGCTCACCGGATGCGTCTTTTCCCTGTCCACGCGGATCTTCCCGCTCAGCACAAGGGGAAGGAACGCCTCCAGCTCCGCGCTTTCCGAGGCGGACACGCTTTTCACCAGCTTGACCTCACAGGCCCCCGGGGATTCCCCCGCAGCGTCGGGGTACAGATCCAGCGCAAGTATGGCTCCCTCTTCTTCCGTGGCCATGCGTACCGTGGCCTCTCCCGTGGAGGCCAGCACAAAGGAAACCCACTTTTCATGATACTGCATGTCCCTGATTTCCGCCGCCATGGCCCGCAGCGCAAAGCTCAGCAAAAGCGCGGCCGCAACGGCCGCACGCGCCCACACTCCTGTTCTCCCCATAGTTCCTCCTTACAACACTGCGCCGCGGCATGATAACCCAAAAAGCCCCGCGGCAAAAGGCCCGGAAGGGAGCTTTCCCCCGCAGTCTCTCCCGTGCTTCGGCGGCGAGGCGGAGCAGCCCCGCTTCGCCCCCTCAGGCAGCCCATGCCGGATTCCAAACGCCTCGTTACAGAGCACGCACAGAGCAGGCGCATCCCCGGCCCCGCAGAGCCCGCAGCCTGTGCCCGCCTTTTCCGGCCGCCGCGACTCGCCCTGCCAAAGCCCCACGGCCTGCCCGCGCCCGGCACAAGGCCACCCTTTCCGCAGAAAGGCGCACGCCCTTCCGCCCTCCGCCCGGAACCGCCTTCGGCCTTCCGCACGCCGAATAATGAAACGGGCCTTTTTTTCCCGCCCGTACTGGACAGCAGGGGAAAAACGGATATAGCTTAAAGTTTCGGTTTAACTTTTCACGATTCCGGCCTTTGCCGCCGGAGGAGGGGCTTCATGGGCGATGAACTCCGGCGTCTGTATCTGGAACCCACATCACGCTGCAACCTGAACTGCGCCATGTGCTTCCGCAAGAGCTGGGTGGACGAGCAGGCGGGCGACATGGAGGAGGCCACCTTCCGCGCCGTGCTCTCCCACCTGCCCGAAAGCGTGGAGACCATCTTTTTCGGCGGCATGGGGGAACCGCTCTTTCACCCGCGCATCATCGACATGGTGCGCGCCGCCTCCGCGCTCGGCAGGCGCACGGAACTCATCAGCAACGGTTCCCTGCTTACCGAAGAGCGTTCCGCCGCCCTGCTCGACGCCGGGCTCGACATGCTCTGGCTATCCGTGGATTCCCTGAAGGAGGAAAATTACGCCGCCATACGCTGCAACGGCAGTCTTGCCGTGCTCAAGGAGCATATTCTCGCCTTCAACCGCCTGCGCTTCGCCCAAAAAAGGGAAGTGCAGCTCGGCGCGGCCTTCGTGCTCATGAAGAGCAATATTTCCTCTCTGGCGGAACTGCCCTTCTTCGCCTCGTACTACCATGTGAACGAGGTGAATGTTTCCCATGTCGTCCCCACCAGCGAGGCTTCCGCCAAGGAGGCCCTGTACACGGGCGTGTTGCAGAGCGATCTCGGCGGAGAACAGGTTCCCCCTGCCGCCCCGCGCATACGCCTGCCCCTCATGGACTGGACGGCTCCCGGCGTGGCCGATGCCGCCGCCTCGCTCCTGAGCGCAGGCATGTGCGAAATCTTCCTTTCCGAGAGCCGCATCCGCCGCCCCGCACGGCAGTGCCGCTTCATCAACGAAGGCATGGCCTTCGTCCGGCACGACGGCATGCTCTGCCCATGCATGTCCCTCATGCGCTCTTCTCGCCTCTACTGGGGCGGAAAAACGCGCCTGAACCGCCATCACTTCTTCGGCAACGTGCGCGAAACGCCCCTCGACACCCTGTGGGCGGCCCCCGATTACGCCGACTTCCGCCGCCGTGTCCGGGAATTCGAATTCTCCCCCTGCTGCCGCTGCACCCAGTGCGACAACTGGGAAAACTCCCTCCCCGACTGCTACGGCAACAACACCCCCACCTGCGGCGCCTGCCTCTGGTCCGAGGGGATTATTTCCTGCCCCTGAGAAGAAAAACGCAGAAAGAGAGAGAAAAGGCAGACGGGCGACGCCCCGCGGGTCCTTCCTCTTTTCTGCGGCGCTTGCGCCTGTTCCCGGCCGGTTGCGGGAAACGGCGCTTCCCGCGGCGGGGCATGGGGCACGGCGCTTGCAATATCCGCCTTCTTTATTTATACTTCGCTGTTTCCAAGAGCACACACGGCCCCTGCGGGCCGTTTTTCACCGGACCGGGGAACCGGCCGGGGCCGCAGGAGTACGCCGCGGGCGCGGGCGTCGGGAACGGCGCAGCGCATACGGCGCCCGCGCGGTGCGGCATATTAAAGTTTTAACCCATGAGGAAGCGAACGTGAGTTCTCTCGCCCGTAACGAATCTCTGCGCAACATCGCCATCATTGCCCACGTCGACCACGGCAAGACCACGCTGGTGGACGGGCTTTTCAAACAAAGCGGCATGTTCCGTGCCGACCAGGTGGTGGACGACCGCCTGATGGACAGCATGGANCGCTTCCAAGGTCGATTTCGAAGCCGAGGAAGGCGAAGCGGAAAAGGCGGAAAGCGATATGGCCATGTGGCAGTGCCAGGTGGGCAACTGCGGCTATATCTACCGCCCCGACAAGGGCGACCGCAAGGACGCCCGTCCCGAGGAAGTGCTCAACGAGGTGTACGACCTGTTCATCGACCTCGACGCCAACGAGAACCAGCTGGAATTCCCGGTGCTGTACGCCATCGGCCGCGACGCGGTGGCCATGAACAACCTGAACGACGAACGCAAGGACCTTTCCCCGCTGTTCGACGCCATTTTAAAGTACATTCCCGCGCCTTCCTACGACCCGGAAGAACCCTTCCACATGCTGGTGGCCGACCTTGACTATTCCGACTATCTGGGCCGCCTGGCCGTGGGCCGCATCCGCAACGGCCACGCCCACACCAAGGACGCGCTGGTCTGCATCGGCGAAGACGGCAAGCCCCGTCCTCTGCGCGCCACGCGCTTCCAGGTGTATCAGGGCAAGAACATGGTGGACGTGGAGGAAGTGGCCCCCGGCGACATCGTGGTCATGGCGGGTCTTGAAGAAGTGACCATAGGCGACACCATCTGCACGGCGGCCGATCCTTCTCCGCTGCCCCGCATCAAGGTGGACGACCCCACGGTGTCCATGCGTTTCGGCATCAACACCTCGCCCCTTGCCGGACGCGAAGGCAAGATCGTGCAGGCCAGAAAAATCCGTGAACGCCTCGACCGCGAAGCGCTGCGCAACGTGTCCATCCGCGTGGAAGACACGGAAGACCGCGACGCCTTCCTGGTGAAGGGCCGCGGCGAATTCCAGATGGCCATCATCGTGGAAACCATGCGCCGCGAAGGCTTCGAGCTCACCGTGGGCAGGCCCGAGGTCATCTTCAAGGAAATCGACGGCGAGAAGTACGAACCCATTGAAGAAGTGGCCATCGACTGCGACGAAATCTACATGGGCGTGGTGACGGAAAAGCTGAACTTCCGCAAGGGCCGCATGACCAACTGCGTGAACAACGGCACCGGCCGCGTGCGCCTCACCTTCTCCGTGCCTGCGCGCGGTCTCATCGGCTACCGCGACGAATTCCTCACCGACACCAAGGGCACCGGCATCATGAACTCCAACTTCAGCGGGTACGAACCCTATCGGGGCGACTTCCTTACCCGTATGACCGGTTCCCTCATCGCCGACCGCGCGGGCAACGCCGTGGCCTACGCCCTCTACAACCTCGAACCGCGCGGCCGCCTCTTCGTGGTGCCCGGCGATCCGGTGTATGAAGGCATGATCGTGGGCGAACACAGCCGCGACAACGACATCGACGTCAACGCCACCAAGGAAAAGAAGCTGACCAACCTGCGCGCTTCCGGGCACGATGAAAACATCATCCTCACCCCGGTGCGTCCCATGTCTCTGGAACAGTGCCTCAACTTCATGCGCGAAGACGAACTGCTGGAAGTGACTCCCCAGTCGCTGCGCCTGAGAAAGGCCGTGCTCTCCTGTGCGGAACGCTACCGCATGGGCGGAGGCCGCAAGCGCGTGTAACGCATTCTTCCCCGGAGCCGAAAGCTCCGGGGATTTTTTTTCAGCATTTTTTTCCTCCGCAAGCTGACGGAATGACGCGAAGGCCCGGCAGTTCTGGACACGCTGTACAGGCTGCGGGGCCTGCACGGAGGCGGCTGCGCTTAACGCCGCAAGTAAATTGCGGCTGCTTACCGCTGCAAACGAAGGCGGAATGACGCGAAGGCCCGTCTGCGCTGGACTCGCTGTACGGCCGCAGGACCTGCACGCTGCGGCTCCGCGCGGACGGCGGAAGTGAATTCCGCCTGCGCCCGCCTTGCGGCCCGGCCGCTTGAAAGCGCCCGGGGGCCCCCGAGCTTTGAGAAAGCGTTATTCCTTCGTAAACGAAAGCGGAACGGAGCTCAGGAAAGGATGCTCCCTGCGTTGAGAGATGCTTTTTTCCTTCGTAAACGGAGGGAATGGCGCGAAGGAAGCCGTCGCATCCGGCATCTTCCCCTTGTGCAAGGGTTCCGCCTTCCGCAGCTTCCGCATGAGGACGGATTTTTCCTCTTCAGGCAAAAGGGGGGGCGGATACGCTCCGCCCCCTCTGCCGGGATACCGCCGGGGCGGCATCTGCGCCCCGGCTCAGACCTTCAACCTTCCACGGAAAAGCCCAGCCCCTTCAACCATTCGTCCACATCCTTCCGCGCGCCGGAAACGCGGCGGCCGCGCACTTCAAAGCCCTTCAGCAGACGCGCCCGGGGGCAGAGCCGGCGCAGGTCGTCTTCGCTGCGGCCGAAGCGGCTCCCCTCATGGGTGCAGAAGGGAATGACGGTTCTGTCGCCGAGGTCGTACTTTTCCAGCAGGGTGAAAAAGGCCATGGGCATGGTTCCCCACCAGTCGGGATAGCCGAGGAATACGGTACGGTACGATTCCAGACGGGGGAGTTCCGTGCTTATCTCCGGGCGGGCGTCGCGCCGCTGTTCCTCCTGCGCCATGTCCACCACGGCGTCGTAGTCTTCGGGATAGGGGGAAACGGTTTTCAGCTCCACCATGTCCCCGCCCACGCGGTCGTGAATCATCCCGGCAAGCCTGCGCGTATTGCCGGAGTGGGAAAAGTAAAGAATCAGCACTCCGTTTCCCGCTTCCGCCGCATGCGCGCTTCCCCGGAAAAGCAGCGGAGAAACCGCAACGGCCGCCGCGCCCAGGGCGAGGCATTTCAAAAAGTTCCGGCGCGCAGGCCGCGCGCCCTCTGCGCCCTCAACGGCCCGCAGGATAAGGGAAAAGGCGTTTTCCTTCGTCTTCATAAGGCTTGCTCCTTTCAGAAAAATTATTCCGCCTGCTGCTTTTCCGGCAGCACGGCATTAACGCAGGCCAGCGCGTTCAGCGTGCGCGGAAAACCGATGTAGGGCAGGCTGCAGGCCAGCGCGTCGATGAGATTTTCCTTGCTGTTGCCCACGGCGGCGTTGCCCTGAACGTGAGAGCGCACCTGACTTTCGCAGCCGCCGAGGGCGGCAATGATGGAAAAGGTGAGCAGTTCCCGCGTTTTCAGGTCCAGCCCCTTGCGGGTGTACACGTCACCGAAGCAGAAGGCCGAAAGGTAGTTCTGCATGATGGGCCGCTGGGATGCGGGCGCGGCCTCGTGCATCTTGTCGATGGCGGCGCCGAAAATGGATTTCTGCACCTTCAGCCCTTCGTCGTAACGGTTTTCTTCCGTCACGGTGCTCCGGCTTTCCACAGGCAGGGGAATGTTCCGCGCCTGAAACACCTCGTTCACCCGGGAAAGCGCGGCTTCCGTGCGGGGAAAGCCGATGTACGGGGCGCACTGGTACAGCGCTTCCTTGATTTCCACGGGCGTGGCCCCCACGCGCAGGGCCGCTTCCACATGCGTGTTCAGGTTTTCCAGCGTCTGGCCGGAAGTCAGCACCACCAGCGTGATGAGAGAACGCTGAACATCGTTCAGCGTGCCGCCTTCCGCGATTTCTCCGTACATGAGCCTGTCGCGCAGGGTCGCAAAGTCCGGGTCCGTGGCGGAAAGCGGCGTGGCCGTGCTCCCCAGAAACTTCTGCATGTTCCTTTCCGCCGTCGCCGCCCTGTCCGGGTTCTGCCCCGGCGCGGCGGCAAAGGCTGCGGCAGAGAATATCAGCACGCCGCACAGGGCGGACAGTATTCCGAAACAGGGGACGGCTTTTTCTCGAATCAGTCGCATACGGTCTCCTTTGGGTTGCATGAGGGGATGGACGGAAGCCGGACCTTCCGACCCCCGTCATGCAAAAGCATACGCCGCCCCGCAGCCGCCGCCAGACATGATCGTCGCAATTTCTTGCCCGATTCTGCAATTCCCGCCTTTTTTCGGAAAACACAAGGCTCCCCCCACGGGCATCTTCGGCCATTTCCCCGGCAAACGCCGCAGGGCCGGAAGAAAGGCCGCCGCGCACGCCCCCCTTCCCCGCCGCCACGCCGAAGGAATACGCGCCCTTTTGCTGCAAAGGCGCACCGGGCCTCATGGTCTCGGAAGAGCACGCCCCGGCGCAGAAAGCCCGGCAGGCACAGACGCACCCGCCGGGCTTTCCTCACGCAGGGCGAAGGGCCCGCCTTCGCCGCGCTTTTCTTCTCTATCCGTTATGTCCGCTTCCGCCCGCCATGCCCGTAAGCACGATTTCCGCCCGCGAATCTTCGTCGTCGCGGATGATTTCCTCCACGGCGGGGGCCACGATGCGCCCGGAACGGGGGTTTTTAATGCTCTCCACCGGCGCGGTGAGCACGGCATCCACCTCCGACTTTTCAAAACAGAGGTCGGTATCCACAAGTTCGCAGTCGATGAGCCGGA from Mailhella massiliensis harbors:
- a CDS encoding flavodoxin, encoding MKTKENAFSLILRAVEGAEGARPARRNFLKCLALGAAAVAVSPLLFRGSAHAAEAGNGVLILYFSHSGNTRRLAGMIHDRVGGDMVELKTVSPYPEDYDAVVDMAQEEQRRDARPEISTELPRLESYRTVFLGYPDWWGTMPMAFFTLLEKYDLGDRTVIPFCTHEGSRFGRSEDDLRRLCPRARLLKGFEVRGRRVSGARKDVDEWLKGLGFSVEG
- a CDS encoding radical SAM protein — translated: MGDELRRLYLEPTSRCNLNCAMCFRKSWVDEQAGDMEEATFRAVLSHLPESVETIFFGGMGEPLFHPRIIDMVRAASALGRRTELISNGSLLTEERSAALLDAGLDMLWLSVDSLKEENYAAIRCNGSLAVLKEHILAFNRLRFAQKREVQLGAAFVLMKSNISSLAELPFFASYYHVNEVNVSHVVPTSEASAKEALYTGVLQSDLGGEQVPPAAPRIRLPLMDWTAPGVADAAASLLSAGMCEIFLSESRIRRPARQCRFINEGMAFVRHDGMLCPCMSLMRSSRLYWGGKTRLNRHHFFGNVRETPLDTLWAAPDYADFRRRVREFEFSPCCRCTQCDNWENSLPDCYGNNTPTCGACLWSEGIISCP
- a CDS encoding invasion associated locus B family protein produces the protein MGRTGVWARAAVAAALLLSFALRAMAAEIRDMQYHEKWVSFVLASTGEATVRMATEEEGAILALDLYPDAAGESPGACEVKLVKSVSASESAELEAFLPLVLSGKIRVDREKTHPVSFHFSLEDGCVVIRLAGDFHRQLLREGEKGSVLRMKIGTDSPVYLAFSLREFTAARNRSLRLLEETKRIYPPHRDFFEEEKPAPPARRKGGARFL
- a CDS encoding EF-Tu/IF-2/RF-3 family GTPase — its product is MAMWQCQVGNCGYIYRPDKGDRKDARPEEVLNEVYDLFIDLDANENQLEFPVLYAIGRDAVAMNNLNDERKDLSPLFDAILKYIPAPSYDPEEPFHMLVADLDYSDYLGRLAVGRIRNGHAHTKDALVCIGEDGKPRPLRATRFQVYQGKNMVDVEEVAPGDIVVMAGLEEVTIGDTICTAADPSPLPRIKVDDPTVSMRFGINTSPLAGREGKIVQARKIRERLDREALRNVSIRVEDTEDRDAFLVKGRGEFQMAIIVETMRREGFELTVGRPEVIFKEIDGEKYEPIEEVAIDCDEIYMGVVTEKLNFRKGRMTNCVNNGTGRVRLTFSVPARGLIGYRDEFLTDTKGTGIMNSNFSGYEPYRGDFLTRMTGSLIADRAGNAVAYALYNLEPRGRLFVVPGDPVYEGMIVGEHSRDNDIDVNATKEKKLTNLRASGHDENIILTPVRPMSLEQCLNFMREDELLEVTPQSLRLRKAVLSCAERYRMGGGRKRV
- a CDS encoding carboxymuconolactone decarboxylase family protein, which translates into the protein MRLIREKAVPCFGILSALCGVLIFSAAAFAAAPGQNPDRAATAERNMQKFLGSTATPLSATDPDFATLRDRLMYGEIAEGGTLNDVQRSLITLVVLTSGQTLENLNTHVEAALRVGATPVEIKEALYQCAPYIGFPRTEAALSRVNEVFQARNIPLPVESRSTVTEENRYDEGLKVQKSIFGAAIDKMHEAAPASQRPIMQNYLSAFCFGDVYTRKGLDLKTRELLTFSIIAALGGCESQVRSHVQGNAAVGNSKENLIDALACSLPYIGFPRTLNALACVNAVLPEKQQAE